One genomic window of Bactrocera dorsalis isolate Fly_Bdor chromosome 4, ASM2337382v1, whole genome shotgun sequence includes the following:
- the LOC105226972 gene encoding serine protease persephone isoform X2: protein MHFKHSKSRPSEHYKMLLLLWSVFAALLGLTTAQMEGDQCQNTNYRGICTEASRCTDLPYAMAQLSLKRRDISRCGFTIFEEIICCPSLSVPTTTIKTRSDDRPAVKACIEIDEQLQPLLTPHILGGTPVELGEYPHMVAIGLTDTDGAVEYNCGGTLIGKRYVLTAAHCLVTRQIPVMVRMGVVNFTDTEQMKAAVEIKIKKVHIHPDYTSANVYNDVGLLELEDEVTYSNNVFPTCLYTDPDDPPANSPLFVTGWGVINRSTREKSNVLLKARQTIVDNSKCNESYVDNGLTRRNREGIIASQLCAHDPGLTKDACQGDSGGPLNLVVDEALNKYRVVGVISAGFSCGSSTPGLYSRVSSFLDWIESIVWPSG, encoded by the exons GTGATCAATGTCAGAATACAAATTATAGAGGTATCTGCACTGAGGCAAGCAGATGTACGGATCTGCCGTATGCTATGGCTCAGCTGAGCCTGAAAAGACGTGATATAAGCCGATGTGGATTCACAATATTCGAGGAAATTATCTGTTGTCC ATCCCTTTCCGTTCCCACAACAACCATAAAAACACGATCCGATGATCGTCCAGCTGTAAAAG CCTGCATTGAAATCGATGAACAATTGCAGCCGCTGCTTACACCACACATTCTAGGCGGTACACCGGTAGAATTAGGTGAATATCCACATATGGTGGCCATTGGACTGACTGACACAGATGGTGCTGTGGAATATAATTGCGGTGGTACTTTGATTGGAAAGCGCTATGTTTTAACTGCGGCCCATTGTTTAGTCACGCGACAAATACCGGTTATGGTGCGTATGGGTGTGGTGAATTTCACGGATACCGAACAAATGAAGGCGGCGGTTGAAATCAAAATTAAG AAAGTTCACATACATCCGGACTACACGAGCGCTAATGTTTATAACGATGTGGGCTTGCTGGAATTGGAGGACGAAGTTACTTATAGCAACAATGTATTCCCGACATGCCTTTACACCGATCCAGATGATCCGCCAGCCAATTCTCCGCTCTTTGTTACCGGCTGGGGTGTCATCAATAGAAGCA CGCGTGAAAAATCGAATGTTTTATTGAAGGCCCGTCAGACGATCGTTGACAACTCGAAATGTAATGAAAGCTACGTAGACAACGGCTTGACGCGTCGTAATAGAGAGGGTATCATCGCCAGTCAGTTGTGCGCACATGACCCGGGTCTAACAAAGGATGCATGTCAGGGTGACTCGGGCGGTCCGTTGAATTTGGTGGTCGACGAGGCTTTGAATAAATACCGTGTAGTTGGTGTAATTTCAGCTGGCTTCAGTTGTGGCAGTTCCACTCCTGGTCTGTACAGTCGTGTGTCTTCCTTTTTGGACTGGATCGAGAGCATCGTTTGGCCCAGTGGATAG
- the LOC105226974 gene encoding uncharacterized protein LOC105226974 yields the protein MLKNSCQLSVFLLVCFFCLTQAKPQEVVLYEGDECVTNSYDGICSVEKQCPHLEATMTGKGLLARDVGHCGYTVYEEIICCPSNEPERPLYNKYFAPLVIQQSITLIITTNAYIQTEKIGDQLLFSQFNKTQLN from the exons ATGTTGAAAAATTCTTGTCAACTGTCGGTCTTCTTACTCGTGTGCTTTTTCTGCCTCACACAGGCAAAGCCACAAGAAGTGGTGTTATATG AGGGCGACGAGTGCGTTACAAACAGTTATGATGGCATCTGTTCGGTGGAGAAGCAATGCCCGCATTTAGAGGCTACGATGACTGGAAAAGGTCTGCTGGCCCGAGATGTCGGTCACTGCGGCTATACGGTCTACGAGGAAATCATTTGTTGTCC TTCAAACGAACCGGAGCGCCCactatacaataaatatttcgcTCCCTTGGTTATTCAACAATCGATAACATTAATTATCACCACGAATGCGTATATACAAACGGAGAAAATCGGCGATCAATTGCTATTCAGCCAGTTCAACAAGACACAGCTCAATTAG
- the LOC105226972 gene encoding serine protease persephone isoform X1, producing the protein MHFKHSKSRPSEHYKMLLLLWSVFAALLGLTTAQMEVGDQCQNTNYRGICTEASRCTDLPYAMAQLSLKRRDISRCGFTIFEEIICCPSLSVPTTTIKTRSDDRPAVKACIEIDEQLQPLLTPHILGGTPVELGEYPHMVAIGLTDTDGAVEYNCGGTLIGKRYVLTAAHCLVTRQIPVMVRMGVVNFTDTEQMKAAVEIKIKKVHIHPDYTSANVYNDVGLLELEDEVTYSNNVFPTCLYTDPDDPPANSPLFVTGWGVINRSTREKSNVLLKARQTIVDNSKCNESYVDNGLTRRNREGIIASQLCAHDPGLTKDACQGDSGGPLNLVVDEALNKYRVVGVISAGFSCGSSTPGLYSRVSSFLDWIESIVWPSG; encoded by the exons TAGGTGATCAATGTCAGAATACAAATTATAGAGGTATCTGCACTGAGGCAAGCAGATGTACGGATCTGCCGTATGCTATGGCTCAGCTGAGCCTGAAAAGACGTGATATAAGCCGATGTGGATTCACAATATTCGAGGAAATTATCTGTTGTCC ATCCCTTTCCGTTCCCACAACAACCATAAAAACACGATCCGATGATCGTCCAGCTGTAAAAG CCTGCATTGAAATCGATGAACAATTGCAGCCGCTGCTTACACCACACATTCTAGGCGGTACACCGGTAGAATTAGGTGAATATCCACATATGGTGGCCATTGGACTGACTGACACAGATGGTGCTGTGGAATATAATTGCGGTGGTACTTTGATTGGAAAGCGCTATGTTTTAACTGCGGCCCATTGTTTAGTCACGCGACAAATACCGGTTATGGTGCGTATGGGTGTGGTGAATTTCACGGATACCGAACAAATGAAGGCGGCGGTTGAAATCAAAATTAAG AAAGTTCACATACATCCGGACTACACGAGCGCTAATGTTTATAACGATGTGGGCTTGCTGGAATTGGAGGACGAAGTTACTTATAGCAACAATGTATTCCCGACATGCCTTTACACCGATCCAGATGATCCGCCAGCCAATTCTCCGCTCTTTGTTACCGGCTGGGGTGTCATCAATAGAAGCA CGCGTGAAAAATCGAATGTTTTATTGAAGGCCCGTCAGACGATCGTTGACAACTCGAAATGTAATGAAAGCTACGTAGACAACGGCTTGACGCGTCGTAATAGAGAGGGTATCATCGCCAGTCAGTTGTGCGCACATGACCCGGGTCTAACAAAGGATGCATGTCAGGGTGACTCGGGCGGTCCGTTGAATTTGGTGGTCGACGAGGCTTTGAATAAATACCGTGTAGTTGGTGTAATTTCAGCTGGCTTCAGTTGTGGCAGTTCCACTCCTGGTCTGTACAGTCGTGTGTCTTCCTTTTTGGACTGGATCGAGAGCATCGTTTGGCCCAGTGGATAG